Genomic window (Vampirovibrionales bacterium):
CTTTCATGCAATACGCGTCCGCCCCGGCGGCCAGCGAGGCGAAGACTTCCTCTTCGTCTTTATGCGAGGTGAGCATCACGATCTTAATATTGGGATATTTGCGTTTAATCAGGTGGGTGGCTGTGATTCCATCCATCACCGGCATGCCGATATCCATCAGGATAATATCGGGTTGCAGATCGTCGGTCAGACGCAGCGCGTCGCGGCCATTTTCCGCCTCGCCGACAATTTCGACGCCGGGGCTCTCTTCCAGCGCCATCACCAGACCATAACGCACCAGTTCGTGGTCTTCAGCGATAAGCGCCTTCAGGCGGCGGGGCGAATCAGCGGCCATGACGTTTCCTTCCGGTTACAGGGCGAATCGGGCAGGCTAGACGCCTTTAGCAGGCGGCTCCTTGTGCCTCATGGCGTGAGGCGATGGGTATTTAGGTTGCGAGGGGTAGCGAGGCAGCGTCAAGAAGAAAGACGTTCCTTTGCCCACTACGCTCTCCACCCGGATCTTACCATTATGCAGGCCCATGATCATCTTGCAGATGTAAAGCCCCAGGCCTGAGCCGATTTTTTTACGCGTGCGATGCACGACAAAAAAGCGGTCGAACAGATGCGGCAGCACGTCGGGCGCAATACCCGGTCCGTTGTCACGACACTCGATCTCGACGTAATGGTCATGAATGACGTCGCGCAGCTCCACGCGACTGTCCGGCGGTACGTGATCCACCGCATTGCCAATTAAATTGATAAAGACGCGCTTAAGCTGATGCCGATCGCCGGGAATATCCGGCAGCGATTTTTTAAGGCGATTAATCAGCGTAATGCCTTTGCTCTCGGCCAGTAACGACACATCGTTGAGACTTTCGCCCGCCAGCTCGGCGAGATTCACAGGCTCCATCCGCAAGTGAATCTTGCCGGCTTCGTACTGATTAATCTCCAGCAGCTTGCCGACCATCTCGAGCAAGCCCGCATTGCTCTTTTCCAGGCGTTCGAACAAACCCGCCAATCGTTCGGGAAGTTGTGACTTGTGGGTATCCATAATCTCAAAGGCCCGTTGCTGGGCCACCAGCGGCGTGCGCAAATCGTGCGTCAGCGCAGAAATGAACGTCTCACGCAGGCGCTCGCTCTCCTGAAGCTTTTCGATGGTTTCGCGCAACTCGCGATTGGCGCGGTTTAACTCGGCGGTTCGTTGCGCAACGCGCTGCTCCAGCGCTTCGTTCATTTGATGAATTTCCGCTTCCATCGCCTTACGGCTGGTAATTTCGTAGCGAATGGAGACGTAACGATACGGCTTGCCGTTGTCTTTAAGCAGCGGCACAATCGTGGTGTCCACCCAATACAGTGCGCCATCTTTTGCGCGATTCTGGATCTCGCCGCGCCAGACGCGACCGGCGGTAATGGTGCGCCACATGTCGGCGTAGAAAGCATCCGAATGCGAGCCGGACTTGAGAATGCGATGATTACGCCCGATAAGTTCTTCGCGCGGGTATTTTGAAATCTCGCAAAACTTGGGATTGGCGTAAATAATATCGCCGCGCACGTTGGAAATCGCCACAATGGCCGAGGCGTCCAGCGCAAACTTGACGTCCTGTAAATCTTTGAGCGTCTTTTTCAGGATGCGCTCATAACGATCCGGTAAAGTAGCGGCGGGCGTCATAACACAGGCTTTCTCCTTACGCGTTGCGCGCGATGACAGAACAACCGGAATGCTGGCGCACGCTCCCTGTTCAAACAATCTCTCGCGAGAGACGCGGGGGCGTCTCCGTGCGCATGGCGCCCAGCGTTGGCGCGCTGAATGGCATTACTTTATCACAATCTGTCGCTTCGTCCCCTGCCGCATAACAACCGGCATCGTCATCAGCTTCGGGTAGAATGGAGACAACGGCCATCGGACTGAGCCTTATGGTAACGCCGCCGTTTATCCAGGCTGCTTTGTAGTGATGCGAGTTTTATGCCGCTTTTTTTGGTGATCTTGAAACGCCTGCTGGCAGCGATTCCCACCTTGCTGGCCGTCTCGATTCTGGGTTTCGCCTTAATGCGCTTTGACTTCGGCGTGGTTGAGATCCCATGGATCGACGGTCAGCGCCACGTCATCGCGCTGAAGAACCCTATTGATCCGCTCGCCTCGCTCAAACGCAACCCGGCGCTCACAATAGAAGATTACGAACGCGAGCGCCGCCGCCTGGGGCTGGACCAGCCCCTGCATATTCAGTACGGCCTCTGGTTGGGACGTCTGTTGCACTTCGAGCCGTTGGCGCTGGCGCAAGGCCGCTGGCTGGACTTCTTCAAGCCAGATCTAGGCAAGAATTTTAACAATGAAGATGTCGCTACGCTGCTGGCTCAGCGAGCAGGCAACACCCTGCTGCTTAATGCGCTGGTAATTCTCCTGACCTGGCTTATCGCATTGCCCTTGGGCGTATTTGCGGCCTTGCGCTGGCGCAGCCTCGCCGATCGCGCCCTGACGCTGATTTCAGCCGTTGGCATGGCGGCCCCGCGCTTTGTCGTCGCCCTGCTTGTGGGCGTGTGGATCGTCAAGACCGGCTGGCTGCCGTTGGGCGGCATTACCAGCGATAATTTCACGCGTCTGGGATTCTGGGACAAGCTGGGCGATCTGGCCGCGCACCTAATTGCGCCGGTCGCCGTTCTCACGTTTGGAGGCATTGCAGGCCTGCAACGGCAGATGCGCGGCAATCTGCTGGACGTACTGCAAAGCGAATACGTCCGCCTGGCCCGCGCCAAAGGCCTGCCGGAAGGGCGGGTCGTGTATCGTCACGCCGTGCGAACGGCCATCAACCCGATGATTACGATGCTGGGTTATGAATTCTCCTCGCTGCTAAGCGGCGCGTTGCTCGTCGAAATGGTGTTGAATTATCCCGGATTGGGCCAATTGACGTACAAAGCGGCGCTGGAAACCGACGCCAATATGGTGATGGCCTCTCTCATCCTGTCGGCGGCAATGCTGGCGCTGGGCAACCTGCTGGCGGATATTCTGCTCAAGCTGGCCGATCCACGCATTGAGGCCAGCGTATGATGAAGTTTCCAAAACCCGCCCCCCCCGGCAGACGATTACCAGCAGTTTTTCGCGATCGCGCCGCATTTTGGGCCTTATTGGTATTAATTGCGCTTTACGCCGCCGTAGCATTCGCCGATTTTATCGCGCCCTATGGCGAGCAATGGAGCGATCGCGCGCTGGCCAATGCGCCGCCGACGCCCGTGTATTGCATGGACGCCACAGGCGCGATCACGTGGCCCTACGTCCTACGGGTGGAGCGTCGTTTTGACGCCAAGTCCCTGGAATACCGCTTTGCGCCGGTTCTGGGCGAACGTTATCCGATTCGACTGCTTCCCAAAAGCGATTCTGCGCGCTTGTGGGGGATCATCCCCATTGGACACCGGCTGATGGGCGTTGATGCGCCGGCCCGACTGTCGCTGTTAGGGCTCGACGTCAACGGACGCGATAACTTCTCGCGGCTGCTCTATGGCGGGCAAATCTCGCTGACCATCGGCTTTATCAGCCTGCTGATTTCGATTCCCATCGGCCTGTTATACGGCGGCGCGTCGGGTTATTTCGGCGGATGGCTCGATATGGCCATGATGCGCGTGGCCGAAGTGATTATGAGCATTCCCTCCCTTTATTTGCTGATTACGTTGGCTTCAATTATCCCGTCCGGCTTATCAAGCACGCAGCGTTTTACCATGGTGGCGGCCTGTCTGGCGGCCATTGGCTGGGCCGGATTCAGCCGCATTATTCGCGGGATGACGCTGGGCTTACGTAAACAGGAATTCGTCGAAGCCGCCCGCGCGATGGGCGCAGGCCACGGCCGGATTATTCTGCGCCATATCCTGCCGCAGACAGCCAGTTTTGTGATTGTAGCGCTCACGCTTGCCGTCCCGGACAGCATTCTGATGGAATCGGGCCTGAGTTTTCTGGGGCTGGGCATCCAGCAGCCCGACGCGAGTTGGGGCAATATGCTTAAAGACGCGCAAACCATCTCCAACGTGCTATACAGCCCCTGGATGCTGGCGCCCGCCCTGCTGATTTTTATCGCCGTGCTGGCCTTCAACGTGCTGGGCGACGCCGTACGCGACGCGCTCGATCCGCGCAGCCAATCGCGATCGCGTTAGAAGCCCCTCTCAACGGGCGGTGTTAATCTTTTCCAAACGGTATTCCCGAATGTCGGGATTTTGGGGAGACTCTCGACAATCGACGCGAAGCAAGCATCTTTCAAGACGGGTGTTCAATTCCTTTAACGACTGATGTACCCGCGTCATCTGCTGATACGACATTTTATCATCGCCACGCGCCCGCTCATAAAGAGAACGCGCCCCAACCCAGGGCTCTTCCGTCTGCCATTGCTGAAGTAACGCATGTATAAACAGGAACAGCGCAAACGGCGACGGATAAACATCCCGTTCATAAACGTGAGGACGCTTCTCACGATTCAGCACAACCCCATTCAAGGTACAGTTGGTTGTACTGGGCTCATAAACCAGCGTAAAGCCTCCCGTGGCTGACTCCAGTCGTTTGGCAAGAGTTGACGGCCCGAGAAAAGAGGGCTGAGCGCGATTAGCGTCCGATATAAGCGCCATCTGAAGGTGATGTCCTTAATAGAGGGTGGAGGCGGGGTCGAGAAAGATATGTTCAAAGACCGCAACGGTCTTCGCTGTCATGTAGAACAACGCGCTGCATCCTAAATTGCGTCAGTTGCAGTGATAGAATAAGGCCTCGCCACGCCCCCAGCACCCCCCACCCATAAGGAACCTCCGATGTCTTCCTCCTCATCTCCTACCTCCGCTCCCGTTGCGCTGATTACCGGCGCAAGCAGCGGCATCGGGCGCGCCATCGCCCACGCGCTCGCCGAAGATGGCTTTCATCTGGCGCTAAACGGCCGTTCGCCCGATAAGCTTTCGGCGCTGACGCACGCCCTGGGAGCCCGTTATCCTGACGCGTCCTTGCGCGCCCTTGTCGCCGACGTGTCACGCGCCGACGAGGCCCAACGTCTGGTACGCGAAACCCTTGAGGCCTTCGGGCGGCTGGACGTGCTGGTCAACAATGCGGGCGTGGCCTGCAAAATCGGCCTGCTGCAAGAAGTGAGCGCCGAGGACGTGCATCGTCTGCTCGATATTAATTTGAAGGGCGCGATTTTCATGATGCAGGCGGCGCTGACTCATGCGATGGTCGCCCAGCAAAGCGGCGTGATTCTCAATATTAATTCTATCGCCGGGAAGACCGCCTTCCCGTATTGGGCCGTGTATGACGCGTCCAAGTTTGGCCTGCGGGCGGTCACCGAAGCCGTCGCCGACGAGCAGCGCCGCAACGGCATTCGCGTCTGCGGAATTTATCCCGGCGCGGTGGATACGCCCATCTGGGACGCACTGGAGCTGGATCATGCCCCGGACCCCAACGGCATGCTCTGCGCGGACACGATTGCCGACGCCGTGCGTTATATCCTTCGTCAACCCGCGTCGGCGCACATCAGCGAATTAACGCTGGCCCCCTTGCGCCCCGCCCTCTAAATAAAAATCCGGGGATGCGCTGTCGTACGCATCCCCGGCCCGGAGAGGGTTATTTGGAAGAGTCAAAGCATTTACAGAGAATTAGTCTAATGAGCTAGCGCCCACCTGCGCATTACCTTTTCTAAGCTTTGCGAATTCTTCAGTAATCTCTTGATTTAAAGATTTTTGTGGAGGACTCGCATTAACCGCTGCATTTAATGAGCCATTAGGTTCAGTTGCTACTTTCGTTGACCCGGGATTTCTCAGCAGGTAAGCATCATAGACAGAGGGATTTTTGGAAGCCGCAACGTTCGATTGGGATGTTTGAGATGCCGCAGCATACGGGTTGCTTGTGACGTACCCGCCATGCATCTCATCTGCGACGACTGATTGGGAAGACGTTTTAGCCGAAGAAGAAGAAGAAGAAGAAGAAGAAGCTGCAGGAGCCGGAGCCGGATGGCCTTCAGCAGCCGCTTTATAGGCTTTGCGGGCCTTGTCAAACTCCTTGCCTTTTACTGTCTTGGGACCCTTTTCAAATATCGTCTTAGTCGTGCTCTTGATCGTGGCAGAGTCACCGCGATCGAAAGCGTCAAGAGCAGCTTGAGCGCGGGCTTTCTGGCCGGGTTTGACGTTTTTCGCCGCGCGGTCATGCTCTGACTGCACCATGGCGCGCAGCTTATCGGTAGCCGACTGCAGCGGGCTTTGATTTTCGTATGCTTTTTCAAGCAGACCGAAGGCCTTGTCAAATTCTTTTTTGGATTTATCTTTAATGCCGCCGGCTTTAGCAGCGCTCGCCTGTCTGAACAAATCGCCCAATGAGGCAGTCTTACTATTGACCGCGTCGATAAACGACTTGAAGGCGCTGTTGGAATCTTTGCCGTTAACGCCGTCAAGCTTTTTGGCCAACTTATCGCGAACCAGATCAGCGGTCACAATAGGCTTCGAGCCATTGGCGTCTTCCAGCGCGCGGTTGAATTGATCGGCGGTAGCTTCTTTGATTTTGCCTTTTTGGGTACGACGCACGTAAATGGTTTTATCGCCGATCTCGATAGAGGCGTGCGCGCCTTTTTTGAGCTGTTTCCCAAGCAGCTTTTTCGCGGCTCTTTTGGGATGTTTTCCCGGTTCGAGCAGCGTGGTCAGCGTTTTCGTTTTACGAAAGCCTTTAATCCCGTTTTTCAGGGCGTCTTCACCGCCAGCAGCGACCAATATTCTAGAAATCGACATCGTCTATAACCCTCTTCGTTCTAAGAACCCTGTCCGAGTTGGTTGACTGTGTGCGGATAAAGATCACTCAAGGGGTTTTTGTGTCATTGACGAGTGGCTTCGCACACAAATTGTTACAATAGAGGGGACAGCGCCTCGCTCCAGCAGTGGGGAGACGGGCCTGCTTTTGAGGCGACATCAGCCGGAGGCGGCCCCAAATGCCTGCGAAAAGGTATTGGCGCGGCGAAGGCCATAATAGGGGACTGTCGCGGAAGCGCCGAGGCTCCAGGCTGGGGGAAAAGTCCGGCTGACAGATGCGTTTTGTTGCTGACGCCGGTTAAAACGCATGCGCGTGACGGCGTAAGCGCTGAGGTTCAGGCCGATGCTCATCACCAGAGCCGAGAACATGTACTTGTTGGGAGCGATACGCTGAAAGCCGCGTTGGACCGCGTCTACTTGGGTCGGCGTCAGGGCTGTTTTGGGAGATGCCTGCAATCGCTCCAACTGCTGCGCGATTTCTTCGCCCGAACGCACCATATTCAGGTTCAGAAAATGCGTCGGCGTTACAGCATCCCGAAGCATCTGAGACCACGATTTATTGAGATACGCCACGCGATCGCCAATACGGGCGCCATCGGCTGAGCCGGGCAGAGGGCGGCGTTGCGCGAACCACGCGGCGGCGTTGGCGATCAGCTCTTGCCCAAATACAAGATAGGGGGCGACGATTCCCAGACGCAGGGCGGTTTCTTTGCGTTCCAGCGAATCGCGCGCGGCGTCGAGATAGCTTATAACGCCGGTGGTAACCAAAGCCGCCAGCAAAGGTTTGGTAATATCAAAAACGTTCTCCAGCTTGCCGGAATCGGGATGGAAATGCCCCCCAAAGTCGACGTAACGCAATAGCTTTCGCACGCCCGCCTCAATTGCGCCGGAGCGCTTGACCAGCGTCGGCAGCGCCAGCGCCGCCACAAAGAGCCCGGCCGTCGTCAGGCCGACTTGCCGCAAGCGACGATGGCCTTTTTCAATCGGGTCCTGTTCGTCTTGGGCGGTAAAATTCCGCGCCGACTCCAGACCCGCCACCGCCGTGAAATTCTTGACCCCGAAGACTCTGGCGGTGATCATATTACGCACCGGCTGAATCAGGTATTCAAAGCCGCCCGCAAGGGCCAGCATCCCGGCCAGCGCCCCGGCCTTGGCCGCCACCAGGCTTTTTGGAATCGCGCGCCCCAGTTTGGCTTCGAGTTCGCGCGTATGCGCGCCGACCTCCTGCCAAGCCTCTGACGACACGCCGCCACGCCGCGCAAAAAGCTTGCCCAGACCATAATGTCCCATCGCCGGCAGGCCAAAATAAAACGCGAGATCTTCAACGAATTCCAGAAAGGTTTCTTCAAAGGCTTGCGGCCAACTCCGCACCGTCGGCATTTTAGGCGCCCATACGCCAGCCGTATCTCCCCAGAACTGCGTCATCGCGGTTTTGGTAAAAACGCCCGATCCAAAGCGCGCACGCTCGGCGTTGACTGGCGCCAGGGGCTGGCGGCGGCCTGCGAGGTTTGGAATTACGAAGTCGTTCATGTGCATTGATTCCACTAAAAAACCGGCCCTGCAGAAATTGCGGGAGGCCGGTCGCGACGCGTATAGGACGGAAAAGAATCTTAACGCGCGGGTGTGGGGGCGGCATCCTCGCAAGTGACCATACGCATGCTTTCCATCATCATAATGACGATGGGCGCAGGCGTCAGAGAGGTCGTCAAGCGAGGCATTGGGTCGTCGGGTTTCTCAGTGCAGGAAATTTTGCCGGTTAATGGGCGATTCAGTTTCATAAAAACCGCCAGTGGGCAATAAT
Coding sequences:
- a CDS encoding PAS domain-containing sensor histidine kinase; this translates as MTPAATLPDRYERILKKTLKDLQDVKFALDASAIVAISNVRGDIIYANPKFCEISKYPREELIGRNHRILKSGSHSDAFYADMWRTITAGRVWRGEIQNRAKDGALYWVDTTIVPLLKDNGKPYRYVSIRYEITSRKAMEAEIHQMNEALEQRVAQRTAELNRANRELRETIEKLQESERLRETFISALTHDLRTPLVAQQRAFEIMDTHKSQLPERLAGLFERLEKSNAGLLEMVGKLLEINQYEAGKIHLRMEPVNLAELAGESLNDVSLLAESKGITLINRLKKSLPDIPGDRHQLKRVFINLIGNAVDHVPPDSRVELRDVIHDHYVEIECRDNGPGIAPDVLPHLFDRFFVVHRTRKKIGSGLGLYICKMIMGLHNGKIRVESVVGKGTSFFLTLPRYPSQPKYPSPHAMRHKEPPAKGV
- a CDS encoding ABC transporter permease, translated to MPLFLVILKRLLAAIPTLLAVSILGFALMRFDFGVVEIPWIDGQRHVIALKNPIDPLASLKRNPALTIEDYERERRRLGLDQPLHIQYGLWLGRLLHFEPLALAQGRWLDFFKPDLGKNFNNEDVATLLAQRAGNTLLLNALVILLTWLIALPLGVFAALRWRSLADRALTLISAVGMAAPRFVVALLVGVWIVKTGWLPLGGITSDNFTRLGFWDKLGDLAAHLIAPVAVLTFGGIAGLQRQMRGNLLDVLQSEYVRLARAKGLPEGRVVYRHAVRTAINPMITMLGYEFSSLLSGALLVEMVLNYPGLGQLTYKAALETDANMVMASLILSAAMLALGNLLADILLKLADPRIEASV
- a CDS encoding ABC transporter permease, whose product is MKFPKPAPPGRRLPAVFRDRAAFWALLVLIALYAAVAFADFIAPYGEQWSDRALANAPPTPVYCMDATGAITWPYVLRVERRFDAKSLEYRFAPVLGERYPIRLLPKSDSARLWGIIPIGHRLMGVDAPARLSLLGLDVNGRDNFSRLLYGGQISLTIGFISLLISIPIGLLYGGASGYFGGWLDMAMMRVAEVIMSIPSLYLLITLASIIPSGLSSTQRFTMVAACLAAIGWAGFSRIIRGMTLGLRKQEFVEAARAMGAGHGRIILRHILPQTASFVIVALTLAVPDSILMESGLSFLGLGIQQPDASWGNMLKDAQTISNVLYSPWMLAPALLIFIAVLAFNVLGDAVRDALDPRSQSRSR
- a CDS encoding SDR family NAD(P)-dependent oxidoreductase; translation: MSSSSSPTSAPVALITGASSGIGRAIAHALAEDGFHLALNGRSPDKLSALTHALGARYPDASLRALVADVSRADEAQRLVRETLEAFGRLDVLVNNAGVACKIGLLQEVSAEDVHRLLDINLKGAIFMMQAALTHAMVAQQSGVILNINSIAGKTAFPYWAVYDASKFGLRAVTEAVADEQRRNGIRVCGIYPGAVDTPIWDALELDHAPDPNGMLCADTIADAVRYILRQPASAHISELTLAPLRPAL